A window from Citrus sinensis cultivar Valencia sweet orange chromosome 3, DVS_A1.0, whole genome shotgun sequence encodes these proteins:
- the LOC102629095 gene encoding uncharacterized protein LOC102629095 isoform X1, giving the protein MKGVFSAPGDFVHFKSQVPLYKIPIGTKQWRYYDFGPKVVPPLICLPGTAGTAEVYYKQIMALSMKGYRVISVDIPRVWNHHEWIQAFEKFLDAIDVHHIHLYGTSLGGFLAQLFAQHRPRRVRSLVLSNTFLDTHSFAAAMPWAPIVSWTPSFLLKRYVLTGIHDGPHEPFIADSVDFVVCQVETLSREDLASRLTLTADAASVGNLLLSDSHITIMDTNDYCATSQQLKDQLSERYSGARQAYMKTGGEFPFLSRPDEVNLHLQLHLRRVGVEARPDLVRGISRDGSGGDPSESNDRKEDSDNPPQDDGGNFESPSTESQLPAPESSEPHSLNELPLSTAKCCFAGQGDAVILLPFPLLREQITVSEILLQLTLVTLVPLLVGWLYITSKHCWKSKQLM; this is encoded by the exons ACAAAGCAGTGGCGATATTATGATTTTGGCCCAAAAGTAGTTCCTCCACTTATTTGTCTTCCTGGAACGGCAGGGACAGCAGAAGTCTACTACAAGCAGATCATGGCTTTGTCCATGAAG GGTTACCGGGTGATTTCTGTTGATATTCCACGTGTATGGAATCATCATGAGTGGATTcaagcatttgaaaaattcctTGATGCCATTGATGTTCATCAT ATACACCTTTACGGCACATCACTTGGAGGCTTCCTAGCACAACTTTTTGCTCAGCATCGCCCAAGACGAGTTAGATCATTAGTCTTATCAAATACATTTTTGGATACGCATAGTTTCGCAGCTGCAATGCCATGGGCTCCCAT TGTTAGTTGGACACCTTCTTTTTTGCTTAAACGATACGTCTTAACAGGAATTCATGATGGCCCTCATGAACCATTTATTGCAGATTCTGTGGACTTTGTTGTTTGCCAG GTAGAAACACTATCAAGAGAAGACTTGGCATCCAGGTTGACTTTGACAGCTGATGCTGCTTCGGTTGGAAATCTTCTGCTTTCAGATTCGCATATCACTATAATGGAT ACAAATGACTATTGTGCAACTTCTCAACAACTGAAAGATCAGCTGAGTGAGAGGTATTCTGGAGCAAGGCAAGCTTACATGAAAACTGGGGGCGAGTTCCCATTTCTTTCACGCCCAGATGAAGTCAATTTGCATCTTCAG CTGCACCTTAGACGGGTTGGGGTTGAAGCTCGGCCAGACTTGGTCAGAGGCATCTCAAGGGATGGTAGTGGTGGTGATCCTAGTGAAAGCAATGACAGAAAAGAAGATTCTGACAATCCTCCTCAAGATGATGGAGGAAACTTTGAAAGTCCATCTACAGAAAGTCAGTTACCAGCTCCAGAAAGCTCAGAGCCTCACAGTTTAAATGAGTTGCCTCTCAGCACTGCAAAATGTTGCTTTGCTGGTCAAGGAGATGCGGTAATCTTGCTGCCATTTCCATTGTTGAGAGAACAAATCACGGTCTCTGAAATCCTTTTGCAACTCACTCTAGTAACCTTGGTTCCTCTTTTGGTGGGATGGTTGTACATTACTTCAAAACATTGTTGGAAATCTAAACAATTGATGTAA
- the LOC102629095 gene encoding uncharacterized protein LOC102629095 isoform X2 has product MALSMKGYRVISVDIPRVWNHHEWIQAFEKFLDAIDVHHIHLYGTSLGGFLAQLFAQHRPRRVRSLVLSNTFLDTHSFAAAMPWAPIVSWTPSFLLKRYVLTGIHDGPHEPFIADSVDFVVCQVETLSREDLASRLTLTADAASVGNLLLSDSHITIMDTNDYCATSQQLKDQLSERYSGARQAYMKTGGEFPFLSRPDEVNLHLQLHLRRVGVEARPDLVRGISRDGSGGDPSESNDRKEDSDNPPQDDGGNFESPSTESQLPAPESSEPHSLNELPLSTAKCCFAGQGDAVILLPFPLLREQITVSEILLQLTLVTLVPLLVGWLYITSKHCWKSKQLM; this is encoded by the exons ATGGCTTTGTCCATGAAG GGTTACCGGGTGATTTCTGTTGATATTCCACGTGTATGGAATCATCATGAGTGGATTcaagcatttgaaaaattcctTGATGCCATTGATGTTCATCAT ATACACCTTTACGGCACATCACTTGGAGGCTTCCTAGCACAACTTTTTGCTCAGCATCGCCCAAGACGAGTTAGATCATTAGTCTTATCAAATACATTTTTGGATACGCATAGTTTCGCAGCTGCAATGCCATGGGCTCCCAT TGTTAGTTGGACACCTTCTTTTTTGCTTAAACGATACGTCTTAACAGGAATTCATGATGGCCCTCATGAACCATTTATTGCAGATTCTGTGGACTTTGTTGTTTGCCAG GTAGAAACACTATCAAGAGAAGACTTGGCATCCAGGTTGACTTTGACAGCTGATGCTGCTTCGGTTGGAAATCTTCTGCTTTCAGATTCGCATATCACTATAATGGAT ACAAATGACTATTGTGCAACTTCTCAACAACTGAAAGATCAGCTGAGTGAGAGGTATTCTGGAGCAAGGCAAGCTTACATGAAAACTGGGGGCGAGTTCCCATTTCTTTCACGCCCAGATGAAGTCAATTTGCATCTTCAG CTGCACCTTAGACGGGTTGGGGTTGAAGCTCGGCCAGACTTGGTCAGAGGCATCTCAAGGGATGGTAGTGGTGGTGATCCTAGTGAAAGCAATGACAGAAAAGAAGATTCTGACAATCCTCCTCAAGATGATGGAGGAAACTTTGAAAGTCCATCTACAGAAAGTCAGTTACCAGCTCCAGAAAGCTCAGAGCCTCACAGTTTAAATGAGTTGCCTCTCAGCACTGCAAAATGTTGCTTTGCTGGTCAAGGAGATGCGGTAATCTTGCTGCCATTTCCATTGTTGAGAGAACAAATCACGGTCTCTGAAATCCTTTTGCAACTCACTCTAGTAACCTTGGTTCCTCTTTTGGTGGGATGGTTGTACATTACTTCAAAACATTGTTGGAAATCTAAACAATTGATGTAA
- the LOC102629574 gene encoding probable calcium-binding protein CML13 translates to MGKDLSDDQVSSMKEAFTLFDTDGDGKIAPSELGILMRSLGGNPTQAQLKSIISEEKLTAPFDFPRFLDLMAKHMKPEPFDRQLRDAFKVLDKDNTGFVSVSDLRHILTSIGEKLEPSEFDEWIREVDVGSDGKIKYEDFIARMVAK, encoded by the coding sequence atgGGAAAGGATCTGAGCGACGACCAGGTCTCGTCAATGAAGGAAGCCTTCACATTGTTCGACACAGACGGTGACGGAAAGATCGCGCCGTCTGAGCTAGGGATCCTAATGAGGTCACTTGGGGGAAACCCGACCCAGGCCCAGCTCAAATCCATAATCTCCGAGGAAAAACTAACGGCACCCTTTGACTTCCCGCGGTTCCTTGACCTGATGGCCAAGCACATGAAACCTGAGCCCTTCGATCGCCAGTTGCGTGACGCCTTCAAAGTGCTGGATAAAGATAACACCGGCTTCGTCTCCGTCTCCGATCTACGACACATTCTCACTTCTATTGGGGAGAAGCTGGAGCCTTCCGAGTTTGATGAGTGGATCCGGGAAGTGGATGTCGGGTCCGACGGCAAGATCAAGTACGAGGATTTTATTGCCAGGATGGTGGCCAAGTGA